In the genome of Gemmatimonadota bacterium, one region contains:
- a CDS encoding murein L,D-transpeptidase catalytic domain family protein, producing the protein MASRKYLNLLPTLLIAATAVAYVGSNANPAYSASRRNGRVLRSATTLASMHTGNVSAAIGSVFSGRVSLKPAARNNEEIETSTRNALGALASAVRPLSNSRALPDAFESYFAFRAAHPDRVRKPYLYFVDYGLPSTQPRGYVFDMDALSIVDGPFMVAHGRGSAPNSAGVPKRFSNAFGAATTSLGLYVAQEIYAFTGHAGGQPYHSVGLRLAGVSGDFNNNARARGVVAHGAPYVTSTRAGRSEGCPAMEPARAKQLLPKLANGGLVFLFAPDSNWMTHDPWIDAG; encoded by the coding sequence ATGGCATCACGGAAATACCTTAACCTGCTTCCAACCCTGCTCATTGCTGCGACTGCGGTCGCGTACGTGGGGTCGAATGCCAATCCCGCTTATTCCGCGTCGCGTAGGAACGGCCGAGTGCTCCGCTCGGCAACGACGCTGGCATCGATGCATACGGGGAACGTGAGCGCAGCTATCGGGTCCGTATTCAGCGGCCGCGTTTCACTGAAGCCTGCGGCCCGCAACAACGAGGAGATCGAGACCAGCACCCGGAACGCGCTCGGCGCACTCGCGTCCGCGGTACGGCCACTCAGCAACTCGCGCGCGCTCCCTGACGCATTCGAGAGCTATTTCGCGTTCAGGGCCGCGCATCCGGACAGGGTGCGCAAGCCGTATCTGTACTTCGTCGACTACGGCCTGCCCAGCACGCAGCCGCGCGGATACGTCTTCGACATGGATGCGCTATCCATAGTCGACGGACCATTCATGGTAGCGCACGGCCGCGGATCTGCGCCCAACTCGGCTGGCGTCCCCAAGCGATTCTCCAATGCCTTCGGTGCAGCCACGACTTCGCTTGGCCTCTACGTCGCACAGGAGATCTACGCTTTCACCGGTCACGCAGGCGGCCAACCGTACCATTCGGTCGGCTTGAGGCTCGCGGGAGTATCGGGTGACTTCAACAACAACGCGCGAGCGCGCGGAGTTGTCGCGCACGGGGCACCGTACGTCACATCCACGCGCGCAGGACGGAGCGAGGGCTGTCCGGCGATGGAACCTGCACGCGCCAAACAGCTGCTACCCAAGCTCGCGAACGGCGGTCTCGTGTTCCTGTTCGCGCCGGATAGCAACTGGATGACGCACGACCCCTGGATCGACGCGGGCTGA
- a CDS encoding TonB-dependent receptor — MQIHPSLLRFVMALTLAVPLFLGARSAAAQQADVIRGLITGRDGVAIAGVRVTVTSVSGNVSRTARTDNSGRFTVIFPGGEGDYFVSLAILGFAPKRFEIKRSADEEILIADATMNTAVTQLDTVQVGAGRKPPPRGVATPDISGTEHNVDVRNVDPAQQGDLAAMAASIPGVTLVPGADGDPSGFSVLGLSPDQNATTLNGMSYNGSNVPRDAGISTSVVTNPYDVSRGGFAGAQLNVRSQPGSNYITRYTSANVDAPALQWTDASGRALGQQYNNVSLGGRVSGPLVFDKAFYNLAFQAGRRASDLRSLVSTDALGLQSAGVSLDSVTRLVSLLNRAGVPLAAPRIGSSRETDQASLFGSFDFAPPSSTRGTAVNVTVSANVTSLSPASAMNTEVPAHGGDRKSAQGALQVGHSTYFGVGVLSETQASVSTSANHGDPFTALPSASVLVGSTFADGTSAVRNIGFGGNSFLGTRQSTTTAGLMNQLSWFSTNNKHRVKLTSELRNDAYSQDQTTNALGTFTFNSLADVDANRPTSFTRQLSRRVRSGNDHIEALSLGDAYRPSTTLQLQYGLRLDANQFTTQPVANPDVARIFGTSNDHVPSHAYVSPRLGFSWAYGTGAQVAAFAGAARGPRAVVRGGVGVFQGVPQATLIGGALDNTGLPGSIQQVFCVGPATPIPDWSAYIASVNSIPAACADGTSATPFANTAPSVTLFDRSYTAPRSVRSNLQWNGAVLNNRFNASFEGVLSVNQRQPSFVDLNFNGVQQFVLPGEANRPVYVSPASIVASTGSIGGTDGRVSPLFSHVTALRSDLTSQSRQFTVRLSPIGFNTHFAWSLAYVLSDVREQARGFTSASGDPRDVEQSRSTFDSRHQITYSFVYNAFDWVRMTWFGNLRSGTPFTPQVAGDINGDGYSNDRAFVFDAARSTDPVAAAIHSLVTNGSSEARRCLVSQLGQIARRNSCEGPWTSTASLSFAFNPLKVRLPQRAQLSFAASNPLGAADLLLHGENNLRGWGQLAIPDQTLLYVRGFDPVPRSYKYDVNQRFGATNAAFSAIRAPVTLTAMLRVDIGPSRERQLLTQQLDRGRTQPGQKASETILKITHGSGDIPNPMTSILQQADTLHLTGRQADSLATLNRWYSIKRDSIWNPVSIYLAALPDHYDQGEAYAHYRRAREASVDLLLPLVPKVRGVLTAAQLRLLPDYIRAYLDTQYLASIRSGTMGVGGNASLFPSPPSGGQQTFIMR, encoded by the coding sequence ATGCAAATCCATCCGTCGCTGCTTCGATTTGTGATGGCCCTGACACTGGCGGTTCCCCTGTTCCTGGGAGCCAGGTCCGCTGCAGCCCAGCAAGCGGACGTCATTCGCGGCCTCATTACAGGGCGCGACGGTGTCGCGATCGCCGGCGTTCGAGTGACTGTGACGTCGGTCTCCGGAAACGTCAGCCGCACCGCTCGAACGGACAACAGCGGGCGCTTCACGGTGATCTTTCCGGGTGGCGAGGGCGACTACTTCGTGAGTCTCGCCATACTCGGCTTCGCTCCAAAACGGTTCGAAATCAAGCGATCGGCTGATGAAGAGATTCTCATCGCTGACGCAACCATGAACACGGCCGTCACGCAGCTCGACACGGTGCAGGTCGGCGCCGGCCGCAAGCCACCGCCGCGCGGTGTTGCGACGCCGGACATCAGCGGGACCGAGCATAATGTAGATGTCCGGAACGTCGATCCTGCGCAGCAAGGCGATCTCGCGGCCATGGCAGCAAGTATCCCGGGCGTGACACTCGTCCCGGGCGCCGACGGAGACCCTTCCGGCTTCTCCGTACTCGGACTCTCGCCCGACCAGAACGCCACGACACTCAATGGAATGTCGTACAACGGGTCGAACGTTCCGCGCGATGCGGGCATCTCCACTTCGGTCGTGACGAATCCGTATGATGTATCGCGCGGTGGATTCGCAGGCGCGCAGCTGAACGTGCGCTCGCAGCCTGGCTCCAACTACATCACGCGTTACACAAGCGCAAATGTGGACGCACCGGCCCTCCAGTGGACCGACGCGTCCGGCCGCGCGCTGGGACAACAGTACAACAACGTGTCACTCGGCGGACGAGTCTCAGGGCCGCTGGTATTCGACAAGGCGTTCTACAATCTTGCATTTCAGGCCGGGCGAAGAGCGAGCGACCTGCGCTCACTCGTCAGTACCGATGCGCTCGGGTTGCAATCGGCGGGTGTGAGTCTCGACTCGGTGACGCGCCTCGTCAGTTTGTTGAATCGGGCCGGAGTGCCTCTCGCCGCACCTCGGATCGGTTCCAGCCGCGAAACGGATCAGGCCTCTCTCTTCGGATCCTTCGACTTCGCTCCTCCAAGCTCCACGCGCGGGACGGCCGTCAACGTAACGGTGAGCGCCAACGTGACGAGCCTGTCACCTGCGAGCGCAATGAACACGGAAGTTCCGGCGCACGGCGGCGATCGCAAGTCCGCGCAGGGCGCGCTCCAGGTGGGACACAGTACGTATTTCGGCGTGGGCGTTCTGTCGGAAACGCAGGCGAGCGTATCGACGTCCGCGAATCACGGCGACCCCTTCACTGCGTTGCCGAGCGCGAGCGTGCTCGTGGGATCGACGTTCGCCGACGGCACCAGCGCAGTGCGAAATATCGGATTCGGCGGGAATTCGTTCCTCGGCACCCGCCAGTCCACGACGACTGCCGGCTTGATGAATCAGCTCTCGTGGTTCAGCACGAACAACAAGCACCGGGTCAAGCTCACGAGTGAGCTTCGGAACGACGCCTACTCGCAGGACCAGACGACGAACGCGCTGGGTACGTTCACCTTCAATTCGCTCGCCGACGTCGATGCGAACCGGCCTACGTCGTTCACGCGTCAGTTGTCGCGCCGCGTGAGAAGCGGCAACGATCACATCGAAGCATTGTCGCTGGGCGACGCGTACAGGCCGAGTACGACGTTGCAGTTGCAGTACGGATTGCGCCTCGATGCGAATCAGTTCACCACGCAACCCGTCGCGAACCCGGACGTCGCGCGTATTTTCGGAACGTCGAACGATCACGTGCCGAGTCACGCGTACGTGAGTCCGCGGCTCGGCTTCTCGTGGGCGTATGGCACCGGCGCGCAGGTCGCGGCTTTCGCCGGCGCGGCGCGTGGCCCACGCGCGGTCGTTCGCGGCGGCGTCGGAGTATTTCAGGGCGTTCCGCAGGCGACGCTCATCGGCGGTGCGCTGGACAACACCGGCCTGCCGGGCAGCATTCAGCAGGTGTTCTGCGTGGGCCCTGCGACGCCGATTCCCGACTGGTCGGCGTACATTGCGAGCGTCAACAGCATACCTGCTGCATGCGCAGACGGTACGAGTGCCACTCCGTTCGCGAACACGGCGCCGTCGGTGACGCTGTTCGACCGGAGCTATACGGCACCGCGCAGCGTCCGGTCGAATCTGCAGTGGAATGGCGCGGTGTTGAACAATCGCTTCAACGCGAGTTTTGAAGGCGTGCTGTCGGTCAATCAACGGCAGCCGAGCTTCGTGGATCTGAATTTCAATGGTGTACAGCAGTTCGTGCTGCCTGGAGAGGCGAACCGGCCGGTGTATGTATCGCCCGCGAGCATCGTCGCAAGTACGGGGTCGATCGGCGGAACGGACGGACGTGTGTCGCCACTGTTCTCACACGTGACAGCGCTTCGCTCAGATTTGACGTCACAGAGCCGGCAGTTCACCGTACGGTTGTCGCCGATCGGTTTCAATACTCATTTTGCCTGGAGTCTCGCGTACGTTCTCTCGGATGTGCGGGAGCAGGCGCGCGGATTCACGAGCGCGTCGGGCGATCCGCGCGACGTCGAGCAATCCCGGTCCACCTTCGACTCGCGGCATCAGATCACGTACAGTTTCGTTTATAACGCGTTCGACTGGGTGCGCATGACCTGGTTTGGCAATCTTCGCTCGGGAACGCCATTCACTCCGCAGGTAGCTGGAGACATAAACGGGGATGGATACTCGAACGACCGCGCATTCGTCTTCGATGCTGCACGGAGTACCGATCCGGTAGCGGCCGCGATACACTCGCTTGTCACGAACGGATCGAGCGAGGCCCGCCGCTGCCTTGTCTCGCAGCTGGGTCAGATCGCGCGGAGAAACAGCTGCGAGGGGCCGTGGACTTCGACGGCATCGCTCTCGTTCGCGTTCAATCCGCTCAAAGTGAGACTTCCGCAGCGCGCGCAGCTGTCATTTGCCGCCTCGAATCCACTTGGCGCCGCAGATCTGTTGTTGCACGGCGAGAACAACCTGCGCGGTTGGGGACAGCTGGCAATTCCGGATCAGACATTGCTCTATGTACGCGGCTTCGATCCGGTACCGCGCAGTTACAAGTACGACGTGAATCAGCGCTTCGGCGCGACGAACGCGGCATTCTCGGCGATTCGCGCGCCCGTTACGCTGACGGCTATGCTACGGGTGGACATAGGCCCGTCGCGTGAGCGCCAACTCCTTACGCAGCAGCTCGACCGGGGGCGAACGCAGCCAGGCCAGAAGGCAAGCGAGACGATCCTCAAGATCACTCATGGAAGCGGCGACATTCCCAATCCAATGACGTCGATACTTCAGCAGGCCGATACCTTGCATCTTACGGGGCGCCAGGCGGATAGTCTTGCGACATTGAATCGCTGGTATTCCATAAAGCGCGACTCGATATGGAATCCTGTTTCGATATATCTGGCAGCGCTGCCGGATCACTACGATCAGGGCGAGGCCTATGCGCATTATCGGCGGGCGCGCGAGGCTTCGGTGGATCTGCTGCTCCCGCTGGTTCCGAAGGTGCGGGGTGTACTCACGGCGGCTCAGCTGCGATTGTTGCCGGACTACATACGCGCATATCTCGACACTCAGTATCTCGCATCGATTCGCTCGGGGACGATGGGAGTTGGTGGCAATGCCAGTCTCTTTCCATCGCCGCCGAGCGGTGGTCAGCAGACCTTCATCATGCGATGA
- a CDS encoding DUF1801 domain-containing protein, producing MSGGLTPHTTIDAYLASLPPDSRPIIEEIRRIVKARVPAAVETISYKMPAFKLDRVFFFFAAFKTHIGIYPPVKGDSKLQKALLPYRGEKGNLRFPLNEPIPYDLIGQVAAALSRERARQ from the coding sequence ATGAGCGGCGGGCTCACCCCCCACACGACCATCGATGCGTATCTCGCATCGCTGCCTCCGGACTCGCGACCCATTATCGAAGAGATTCGACGGATCGTGAAAGCCCGCGTTCCGGCGGCGGTTGAAACGATCAGTTACAAAATGCCTGCATTCAAGCTGGACCGGGTATTCTTCTTTTTCGCCGCGTTCAAGACGCACATCGGCATTTACCCGCCAGTAAAGGGAGATAGCAAGCTTCAGAAAGCGCTACTTCCCTATCGCGGTGAAAAGGGCAACCTCAGATTTCCCCTGAATGAGCCCATCCCGTACGATCTGATCGGCCAGGTCGCAGCCGCTCTATCACGGGAACGTGCGCGACAATGA
- a CDS encoding protein kinase yields the protein MADIFDRLQTTLAGSYVLERELGGGGMSKVFLADELRLGRKVVVKVLSPELAAGISAERFEREIRLAASLQQANIVPLLSTGDTDGLPFYTMPFVEGESLRARLGHQPALQVLDIVRILGDVSRALQYAHERGVVHRDIKPDNVLLSGGTAVVTDFGIAKALSASRTGGAGATLTQLGTSMGTPAYMAPEQAVGDPDTDARADIYALGCMAYELLAGHPPFHDRSPQRVLAAQISETPKPIASLRPDAPAALCDLVMRCLAKDADDRPQSAAEVILALNVVTSGWGVPSLPPVLLQGPGAFRRALIAYAVAVIIVTVVVRAAMITIGLPDWVMPGALAVMALGLPVILFTGYVQRVTRRALTTTPAITPGGGHEAHGTMATIALRASPHVSWQRTTRGGVYALGAFAALVVAFMVMRAFGIGPVGSLLAEGRLTQRDPVLIADFATSHTDSSVGHVVAEGVRQNLSQSNSITLFTQASVASALARMQLPPTTPLTPTLARQLATREGIKAFVTGDVTGLGNGFVIALRLVSADSGDVLASYQTTVDGPSQLVSGVDEVTRKLRGKIGESLKSVQDSPPLAQVTTASYDALKAYTEGARVFDDEQDYQKAIPLLRQAVTIDTGFAMAWRKLAMGYQNGGYPPSATSAAILKAFQLRSRLTDQERYMAEGTYYGSGAGMDRPKSIAAYQALLSTGNDSAYALNNLGVNYNSLRKFAQAEQMFRLSVHQPGGNSLASTNLAFVLAVEGKNAGADSALASALQKSQGPGVLSATVITKYAEGNAMAAERLADSVDRVTASPEMRQAMRSSRGVFAIIHGRLAEGQRLYDESTAMQHEAGLSTSPPLTDSISFVMMDWWLRGQRDRALKRLDAVTAALPLASLPELDRPYGDLGVAYAALGRTDRARAVLAQIAQIADTVTRRNRQPDAHRIQAEIALTENRARDAVTEFRKADSLPDGPVNEDPSTVLYNTGRAFDRADMPDSAIVMFEQYLHCQTIDRFANDMVNLALVQRRLGELYEAKGDRTRAAAHYAAFVDLWKNADPDLQPQVADVRKRLASVSTK from the coding sequence ATGGCTGACATCTTCGACCGACTACAAACGACCCTCGCAGGCTCCTACGTCCTCGAACGCGAGCTCGGCGGCGGCGGAATGTCGAAAGTCTTCCTCGCCGACGAGCTTCGGCTTGGTCGAAAGGTCGTCGTCAAGGTGCTCTCGCCGGAACTCGCGGCGGGGATCAGCGCGGAGCGATTCGAGCGGGAGATCAGGCTGGCTGCATCGCTGCAGCAGGCCAACATCGTTCCGCTGCTCTCGACCGGAGACACGGACGGGCTCCCGTTCTACACGATGCCGTTCGTCGAAGGCGAATCGCTCCGCGCAAGGCTCGGGCATCAGCCTGCGCTCCAGGTTCTCGACATCGTACGAATTCTTGGCGACGTTTCGCGCGCACTCCAGTACGCGCACGAGCGCGGAGTCGTGCACCGCGACATCAAGCCGGATAACGTTCTTCTGTCTGGCGGCACGGCTGTCGTCACCGATTTCGGAATCGCAAAGGCATTGAGTGCGTCGCGCACCGGCGGTGCGGGTGCGACGCTCACGCAGCTTGGCACGTCGATGGGGACGCCGGCATACATGGCGCCGGAACAGGCGGTCGGCGATCCGGACACCGATGCGCGCGCGGACATCTACGCGCTCGGCTGCATGGCATACGAGCTTCTCGCGGGTCATCCGCCATTTCACGATCGCTCGCCGCAACGCGTACTCGCAGCGCAGATCAGCGAGACACCGAAACCCATCGCGTCACTCAGGCCGGATGCACCAGCGGCACTGTGCGATCTCGTGATGCGCTGCCTCGCGAAGGATGCTGACGACAGACCGCAGAGCGCGGCTGAAGTGATACTCGCGCTGAACGTAGTAACCAGCGGATGGGGAGTGCCATCGCTTCCGCCGGTGCTGTTGCAAGGGCCCGGCGCGTTCCGGCGTGCGCTCATTGCATACGCGGTCGCTGTGATCATAGTGACGGTCGTGGTGCGAGCCGCGATGATCACGATCGGTCTACCCGACTGGGTCATGCCAGGCGCGCTTGCCGTGATGGCGCTCGGGCTTCCGGTGATCCTGTTCACGGGATACGTGCAGCGCGTGACGCGTCGCGCGCTCACGACGACGCCGGCGATCACGCCCGGCGGCGGACACGAAGCGCACGGAACCATGGCGACGATCGCACTGCGGGCGAGCCCACACGTTTCGTGGCAGCGTACGACACGCGGCGGTGTGTACGCGCTCGGTGCCTTTGCCGCACTCGTCGTCGCATTCATGGTGATGCGCGCGTTCGGAATCGGGCCGGTTGGATCGCTCCTCGCCGAGGGCCGACTCACTCAACGCGATCCGGTTCTCATTGCGGACTTCGCGACGAGCCACACCGATTCGAGCGTGGGACACGTCGTCGCCGAGGGCGTACGCCAGAATCTGAGTCAGTCGAATTCGATAACTCTGTTCACTCAGGCGAGTGTTGCGTCCGCACTGGCGCGCATGCAGCTGCCGCCGACCACTCCGCTCACACCCACGCTCGCGCGCCAGCTTGCAACGCGTGAAGGTATCAAGGCGTTCGTCACTGGCGACGTCACTGGACTCGGCAACGGATTCGTCATAGCGCTGCGGCTCGTTTCCGCGGATTCCGGCGATGTGCTCGCGTCGTATCAGACGACCGTCGACGGCCCGTCTCAGCTCGTCAGCGGCGTGGATGAAGTGACGCGCAAGCTGCGCGGAAAGATCGGCGAGTCACTCAAAAGTGTCCAGGACAGCCCGCCGCTCGCCCAGGTGACTACCGCCTCATATGACGCGCTCAAGGCGTACACCGAGGGTGCACGTGTATTCGACGACGAACAGGACTATCAGAAGGCAATTCCTCTCCTGCGTCAAGCCGTGACCATCGATACAGGCTTCGCGATGGCGTGGCGGAAACTCGCCATGGGCTATCAGAACGGTGGATACCCCCCTTCGGCGACATCCGCAGCGATCCTGAAGGCGTTCCAGTTGCGATCGCGCCTGACGGATCAGGAACGGTACATGGCTGAAGGCACGTACTATGGGTCCGGCGCAGGAATGGACAGGCCGAAGAGCATTGCAGCGTACCAGGCGTTGCTTTCGACCGGAAATGATTCGGCGTACGCGTTGAACAATCTCGGTGTGAACTACAACAGCCTCCGCAAGTTTGCGCAGGCAGAACAGATGTTTCGCCTGTCCGTACACCAGCCGGGGGGCAATTCGCTCGCATCGACGAACCTCGCGTTCGTGCTGGCCGTCGAGGGAAAGAATGCCGGTGCGGATTCGGCGCTGGCCAGCGCGTTGCAGAAAAGCCAGGGGCCCGGAGTGCTCTCGGCGACGGTAATAACGAAGTACGCCGAGGGTAACGCCATGGCCGCAGAGCGACTTGCCGACAGCGTGGACCGTGTTACGGCGAGTCCGGAGATGCGGCAGGCCATGCGGAGTAGCCGGGGCGTATTTGCAATCATTCACGGCAGGCTCGCCGAGGGACAGCGACTGTACGACGAGTCCACTGCCATGCAGCACGAGGCCGGTCTCTCCACCAGCCCGCCACTCACGGACTCGATCTCGTTCGTGATGATGGACTGGTGGCTGCGCGGACAGCGCGATCGCGCATTGAAGCGGCTGGACGCGGTAACTGCTGCGCTGCCCCTTGCATCACTGCCCGAGCTGGACCGTCCATACGGCGACCTGGGCGTCGCGTACGCTGCGCTGGGACGCACCGATCGCGCACGCGCTGTGCTTGCTCAGATCGCGCAGATTGCGGACACGGTTACGCGGCGTAATCGTCAACCGGACGCGCATCGGATCCAGGCTGAGATTGCGCTCACGGAGAACCGGGCGCGCGATGCAGTCACCGAATTCCGGAAGGCGGATAGCCTTCCCGATGGGCCGGTGAACGAAGATCCGTCGACTGTCCTGTACAATACGGGCCGCGCATTCGACAGGGCAGACATGCCCGATTCCGCCATAGTGATGTTCGAGCAATACCTTCATTGCCAGACCATCGACCGGTTCGCCAACGACATGGTGAATTTGGCCCTGGTACAGCGACGGCTGGGCGAGCTGTACGAGGCGAAGGGCGATCGTACACGCGCCGCTGCACACTACGCTGCTTTCGTCGATCTCTGGAAGAACGCCGACCCCGACCTCCAGCCGCAGGTAGCGGATGTACGGAAGCGCCTGGCGAGTGTCTCGACGAAATGA
- a CDS encoding membrane dipeptidase → MPLRLRLSLLALCCLVAETNVHAQSDALIARARAIHDRVIKLDTHVDFNPSSMSDTPPNYVTGLRGQVDLPKMKAGYNGIFFSIYVGQGELTDSGYQHAYEADVAKFDAVHKLAETMAPDQIEIARTAADVRRIVKSGKLVALMGVENGYGIGTDITRVKEFADRGARYLSLSHNGHSQLSDSNTGEADNVWMWHGVSPLGKQVVAEANKWGILLDISHPSRESNMWVMANSKAPVIASHSAVRALCPSASRDLDDEQLLALKKNGGVMQTVAFSSYLVCTPAPSKERTAALEALAQQYNLPMAAVGFSAGSTGGGQTPAARSAACSIGDPPAEPQSVARGQRANPLASMDDATRARYQARIDTINASYPAPVPARRATVKDLVNHIDYAVKLIGIDHVGISSDFDGGGGIDGYNCAAEAPNVTIELVRRGYTEKQIGQLWGGNLLRVMGQAETVAAQLQRGS, encoded by the coding sequence ATGCCCCTACGCCTCCGCCTGTCCCTGCTCGCCCTTTGCTGTCTGGTCGCCGAAACGAACGTGCACGCGCAGAGCGACGCCCTCATTGCCAGGGCTCGCGCGATACATGATCGGGTGATCAAGCTGGATACGCACGTGGATTTCAACCCCTCATCCATGAGCGATACGCCGCCCAATTACGTCACCGGACTCCGCGGCCAGGTCGATCTCCCCAAGATGAAGGCCGGCTACAACGGCATCTTCTTCTCCATCTACGTGGGACAGGGCGAGCTGACCGATTCCGGATACCAGCACGCGTACGAGGCCGACGTCGCCAAGTTCGACGCCGTGCATAAGCTCGCAGAGACCATGGCGCCCGACCAGATCGAGATCGCGCGTACCGCCGCTGATGTGCGCCGCATCGTCAAGAGCGGGAAGCTGGTCGCGCTGATGGGCGTAGAGAACGGCTACGGCATCGGCACCGACATCACGCGGGTCAAGGAGTTCGCGGATCGTGGAGCACGCTATCTCTCGCTCTCGCACAACGGTCACAGCCAGCTGTCCGACTCCAACACGGGCGAGGCCGACAACGTGTGGATGTGGCACGGTGTGAGCCCGCTCGGCAAGCAGGTGGTCGCCGAAGCGAACAAGTGGGGCATCCTCCTCGACATCTCGCACCCGTCCCGGGAGTCGAACATGTGGGTGATGGCCAACAGCAAGGCGCCGGTCATCGCATCGCACTCGGCCGTGCGCGCGCTGTGCCCTTCGGCATCGCGCGACCTGGACGACGAGCAATTGCTCGCACTCAAGAAGAACGGCGGCGTGATGCAGACTGTGGCCTTCTCGTCGTACCTGGTGTGCACGCCCGCGCCTTCGAAGGAACGGACGGCAGCGTTGGAGGCGCTGGCGCAGCAGTACAACCTGCCGATGGCAGCGGTCGGTTTCAGCGCCGGTAGCACTGGCGGCGGCCAGACCCCGGCTGCACGGTCGGCGGCATGCTCCATTGGCGACCCGCCAGCTGAGCCGCAGTCCGTCGCGCGTGGCCAACGCGCGAATCCCCTTGCCTCCATGGATGACGCAACGCGCGCGCGATACCAGGCCCGGATCGACACGATCAACGCCAGCTATCCAGCGCCGGTGCCCGCGCGGCGCGCGACCGTGAAGGATCTCGTGAATCACATCGATTATGCCGTCAAGCTGATCGGGATCGATCATGTTGGCATCTCCTCGGACTTCGACGGCGGTGGCGGCATCGACGGATACAACTGCGCGGCGGAAGCCCCCAATGTCACGATCGAGCTCGTCCGCCGCGGGTACACGGAAAAGCAGATCGGGCAGCTCTGGGGCGGTAACCTGTTGCGCGTGATGGGACAGGCCGAAACCGTGGCCGCGCAGCTGCAGCGCGGGAGCTAG